The following are from one region of the Marinomonas sp. CT5 genome:
- a CDS encoding tRNA-uridine aminocarboxypropyltransferase: MTQKPAPHCVDRLRLQCKHDSKRPFLARGANAIRCSHCLMAEFACFCHLRKASPSAVEFILLFHRDEIHKPTNSGRLIADLFPQDTHAYLWSRTEPPKALLQHLETKHDNCTLLFPNTETAQRQGRQQRLFDQPINKSDEKHTFIILDGTWKQASKMFHQSEWLKQIPHFEISSESQRSFLVRHSQHQMQFATAEVTAMLLDTLGHQQQSQRLLDYYQAFNKQCLISRKRGNDDTI, from the coding sequence ATGACACAAAAACCAGCCCCGCATTGCGTTGATCGATTACGCCTACAATGCAAACATGATTCAAAAAGGCCTTTCCTTGCCCGAGGCGCGAATGCCATTCGCTGCTCACACTGTTTAATGGCTGAATTTGCCTGCTTTTGTCACTTAAGAAAAGCATCGCCTTCCGCCGTTGAGTTTATTCTGCTATTTCATCGAGATGAGATTCACAAACCCACCAACAGTGGTCGCCTCATTGCTGACTTATTCCCACAAGATACCCATGCCTACTTATGGAGTAGAACAGAACCACCTAAAGCCCTGCTTCAGCATCTTGAGACTAAACATGATAATTGCACCCTACTCTTCCCAAATACAGAAACGGCACAACGACAGGGAAGACAACAAAGGCTATTCGATCAACCAATCAACAAAAGTGATGAAAAACATACCTTCATTATTTTAGATGGTACTTGGAAGCAAGCGAGCAAGATGTTCCATCAAAGCGAATGGCTAAAACAAATACCGCATTTTGAAATAAGCAGCGAATCACAACGCTCATTTCTTGTTCGCCATTCTCAACATCAAATGCAATTTGCCACCGCAGAAGTCACCGCCATGTTGCTCGATACATTAGGCCACCAACAACAAAGCCAGCGGCTGCTAGATTACTACCAAGCCTTTAACAAACAATGCTTAATAAGTCGTAAGCGAGGTAACGACGACACAATCTGA
- a CDS encoding HAD family phosphatase produces MIYSYKAIIFDCDGVIVDTENISNTILKSMLSECGLELDDETLHAKFTGFTNAENLINAEKMLGRPLPANFDDDYRQRFHATIEAELEPIKGVRDLLNKITTPIAMATNARRQEMNFKLDKIQLTEQFSTRFCVEDVENGKPAPDLYLKAARALGVDPEDCLVIEDSVAGITAGRAAGMRVLAFSETLDSEMQTAAGATECFNTMKELEALLGL; encoded by the coding sequence ATGATTTATTCTTACAAGGCAATCATCTTTGACTGCGATGGCGTTATTGTCGACACCGAAAACATCTCCAACACGATATTAAAATCCATGCTAAGCGAGTGTGGGCTAGAACTTGACGACGAAACACTGCATGCGAAATTCACCGGCTTTACCAACGCCGAAAACCTTATCAACGCCGAAAAAATGCTAGGCAGACCCTTGCCTGCAAATTTTGATGACGATTATAGACAACGCTTTCACGCTACCATCGAAGCAGAACTAGAACCGATTAAAGGCGTGCGAGATTTACTCAACAAAATAACAACCCCCATTGCCATGGCAACCAACGCTCGACGCCAAGAAATGAACTTTAAGCTGGATAAAATTCAACTTACGGAACAATTCTCCACTCGTTTTTGCGTGGAAGACGTAGAAAACGGTAAACCAGCGCCAGACCTCTACTTAAAAGCAGCCAGAGCATTAGGAGTAGACCCGGAAGATTGCTTAGTTATAGAAGATTCTGTGGCCGGCATAACTGCAGGACGAGCCGCGGGAATGCGAGTGCTTGCCTTTAGCGAAACACTGGATTCAGAAATGCAAACGGCCGCAGGCGCGACCGAATGTTTTAACACTATGAAAGAACTAGAAGCATTATTAGGACTTTAA
- a CDS encoding nucleoid-associated protein yields MSISNLIVHEIQKHEGERKAILIARPNENPVDGQAEALSAQVTNLFNRSGMNTGRFVNPQGSEEGAQLPALLFKHFKNDTFVDFAEFTKECAAEYLKYLEPVEEAEGGLLWFNHYELHDTHFLYIVMLKRKKGIGLGADLSLSPIEQIEMEKLHMSLRINLTAWQAGDEGRYISFRFGRAPKFESEYFTQFIGCDEPKVAAKETRKLVDLTSAFCQSEGLPSKQANEFKKVVSEHCQAKAEDREPLAIKEIASQVESRFSVEQANKFLEIADSDSFKMEKEIFVEKAALKKLTRLSGSSRALTISFDSELLSESITFDADSGTLTIKDLPKSLLKQLQSMSN; encoded by the coding sequence GTGTCTATTAGCAACTTAATTGTGCATGAGATTCAAAAACATGAAGGCGAGCGTAAAGCGATATTGATTGCGCGTCCAAATGAAAACCCTGTAGATGGGCAAGCAGAGGCATTGTCTGCTCAGGTGACGAATCTATTTAATCGTTCCGGTATGAACACAGGACGTTTTGTTAACCCTCAAGGAAGTGAAGAGGGCGCACAATTACCTGCTTTGCTGTTTAAGCATTTTAAAAACGATACCTTTGTCGATTTTGCCGAGTTTACTAAAGAGTGCGCTGCGGAATACCTAAAGTATTTGGAGCCAGTGGAAGAGGCCGAAGGTGGCTTGCTTTGGTTTAATCATTACGAGCTTCATGATACGCACTTTTTATATATTGTGATGTTGAAACGCAAAAAAGGCATTGGTCTGGGTGCTGATTTGAGTTTGTCTCCGATAGAACAAATTGAGATGGAAAAACTGCACATGTCGCTGCGGATTAATTTGACCGCATGGCAAGCTGGCGATGAAGGTCGCTATATTTCCTTTCGTTTTGGTCGTGCGCCAAAATTTGAAAGCGAGTATTTCACGCAATTTATTGGTTGTGATGAGCCAAAGGTGGCAGCAAAAGAAACGCGCAAGTTGGTGGATTTGACGTCAGCGTTTTGTCAGTCAGAAGGCTTACCCTCTAAGCAAGCAAATGAATTTAAGAAAGTGGTGTCTGAACATTGTCAGGCAAAAGCAGAAGATCGCGAACCGCTGGCGATTAAAGAGATTGCGTCGCAAGTGGAGTCTCGTTTTTCAGTCGAACAGGCGAATAAGTTTTTAGAGATTGCGGATTCCGATAGCTTTAAGATGGAAAAGGAAATTTTTGTCGAGAAAGCCGCATTGAAAAAATTGACGCGTCTGTCAGGCAGTTCACGTGCTTTGACGATCAGTTTTGATAGTGAGTTGCTGAGCGAGTCTATTACGTTTGATGCAGACTCAGGCACATTGACGATTAAAGATTTGCCAAAGAGTCTGCTCAAACAATTACAGTCAATGTCTAACTAA
- a CDS encoding DUF2947 family protein yields MYQPLEQFSKSWIFKRNDPKVEAEDLQQIHLLSEARASQIWRDYISDEQLHPDHFTERDWLNNPNAQAPDGKLQWEKAWDSDEVSLPEEVLVHFSAWGDDTKVFFCCHNELVFELEWGVFKRTWKAFLFLDNGPILVGKKKKQAAQFHSNGWMNLLYRQS; encoded by the coding sequence TTGTACCAACCGTTAGAACAGTTCTCAAAAAGTTGGATCTTTAAGCGTAATGACCCCAAGGTTGAAGCGGAAGATTTGCAGCAAATACACTTATTAAGTGAAGCCCGTGCTAGTCAGATTTGGCGGGACTATATTAGCGACGAACAGCTTCATCCTGATCATTTCACTGAACGAGATTGGTTAAATAATCCTAACGCGCAAGCCCCAGATGGTAAGCTTCAATGGGAAAAAGCATGGGACAGTGATGAAGTATCATTGCCAGAGGAAGTTTTAGTGCATTTTTCGGCTTGGGGTGACGATACTAAGGTGTTTTTTTGCTGCCATAATGAGTTGGTTTTTGAGTTAGAGTGGGGCGTATTTAAGCGCACTTGGAAAGCTTTTTTGTTCTTGGATAATGGCCCGATTTTGGTTGGTAAAAAGAAGAAACAAGCGGCTCAGTTTCATTCCAATGGTTGGATGAATTTACTTTATAGACAATCTTAA
- a CDS encoding VOC family protein has protein sequence MSIRYLHAMIRTDKPEESHTFYTEGLGLIQTRRMDSEKGQFSLIYYATEEGAPEVELTHNWSDRTYTGGDQFGHLAFEVDNIYQVCEKLQSMGVTILRPPRDGHMAFIKDPNGISIELLQKDGSLESAEPWASMENTGSW, from the coding sequence ATGTCTATTCGATATCTGCACGCTATGATCAGGACCGATAAACCGGAAGAGAGCCATACATTTTATACAGAAGGCTTGGGCTTAATCCAAACCAGACGCATGGACAGTGAGAAAGGCCAATTTTCGCTTATCTATTACGCAACAGAAGAAGGCGCACCAGAAGTTGAACTCACCCACAACTGGAGCGACCGCACCTACACCGGCGGAGACCAATTCGGTCACCTCGCCTTTGAAGTAGACAACATTTACCAAGTCTGCGAAAAACTTCAATCTATGGGCGTTACCATTTTAAGACCGCCTCGCGATGGTCATATGGCTTTTATTAAAGATCCTAATGGCATTTCCATCGAACTTTTACAAAAAGATGGCTCGCTTGAAAGCGCCGAACCATGGGCCTCTATGGAGAATACAGGCAGCTGGTAG
- a CDS encoding DUF1499 domain-containing protein — MSRYISPVLYILLMLVGCIAFISIAGVRVGLFEPITGFSMLRKSVFASLVLSLLAAVSLGVCRKEKNIACQRFFFLVLIVSLVYSLMWIGFYLQRANLPNINDITTDTHNPPAFLNVNFVRQSQENDLRYNSEWAPIQHKFYPEVKPVFSSKDKAAVFRAVEQLVEQRDWDVLAEYPGAGIIEATARTPIFGFRDDVVIRVIQVDVDEVRVDMRSCSRVGLGDFGVNAERIVSFMDDLSVNLSKTGVPNVYTGR, encoded by the coding sequence ATGAGTCGTTATATCTCTCCGGTTTTATACATTCTTCTCATGTTGGTTGGTTGTATCGCATTTATATCTATCGCCGGTGTAAGAGTTGGGCTGTTTGAACCAATTACGGGTTTCTCTATGCTGCGTAAGAGCGTATTTGCCTCGTTGGTCTTATCCCTTCTCGCTGCGGTGTCATTAGGTGTTTGTCGGAAAGAAAAAAATATAGCGTGTCAGAGATTCTTTTTTTTAGTCTTAATTGTTTCCCTTGTTTATAGCTTAATGTGGATTGGCTTTTATCTACAACGAGCAAACTTACCCAATATCAATGATATCACCACTGATACTCATAACCCTCCAGCCTTCCTCAATGTCAATTTTGTCCGTCAGTCTCAAGAAAATGATTTGCGCTACAACAGCGAATGGGCGCCAATTCAGCATAAATTCTATCCGGAAGTTAAGCCTGTTTTTTCTTCTAAAGATAAGGCAGCGGTGTTTAGGGCTGTGGAGCAGCTTGTTGAGCAGCGTGATTGGGATGTTCTAGCAGAATACCCAGGGGCCGGCATCATTGAAGCAACCGCTCGTACGCCTATTTTTGGTTTCCGGGATGATGTGGTTATACGTGTTATTCAGGTCGATGTGGATGAGGTGAGAGTGGATATGCGTTCTTGCTCAAGAGTCGGCCTTGGTGACTTTGGCGTTAATGCAGAGCGCATTGTATCTTTTATGGATGATTTGTCGGTGAATTTATCAAAGACAGGTGTTCCTAATGTTTACACTGGACGTTAA